Proteins from a single region of Budorcas taxicolor isolate Tak-1 chromosome 7, Takin1.1, whole genome shotgun sequence:
- the LOC128051271 gene encoding olfactory receptor 7A17-like, whose product MQPGNHSQLPVFILLGLSEKPEIQCVLFGLFLSLYLVTVFGNLLIILAIITDSHLHTPMYLFLSNLSLSDICFISTTIPKMLLNIQTQSKAITYTGCITQMYCFTVFGLLDNFLLTVMAYDRFVAICHPLHYTVIMNLQLCAQLLLLTWLISILGALPESLTMSWLSFCPIVEIQHYFCELPEVLKLACSDTFINNIILYLVTGVMGFFPLTGILLSYSRIVCSVLRISTTGGKYKAFSTCGSHLSVVSLFYGTCLGVYLSSTWTHDSQTGAFASVLYTVVTPMLNPFIYSLRNRDMKRALRKLLCNTLSPQ is encoded by the coding sequence ATGCAACCAGGAAACCACTCACAGCTTCCAGTATTTATCCTCCTGGGACTTTCTGAGAAGCCAGAGattcagtgtgttctctttgggCTCTTCCTCTCTTTGTACCTGGTCACCGTCTTTGGGAACCTGCTCATCATCCTGGCCATCATCACAgactcccacctccacacccccatgtacctCTTCCTCTCCAACCTGTCATTGTCTGACATCTGTTTCATCTCCACCACCATCCCAAAGATGCTCCTGAACATCCAAACCCAGAGCAAAGCCATTACCTACACAGGCTGCATCACCCAGATGTATTGTTTCACAGTTTTTGGACTTTTGGACAACTTCCTCCTGAccgtgatggcctatgaccgcttcgTGGCCATCTGCCACCCCCTGCACTACACGGTCATCATGAACCTGCAGCTCTGTGCCCAGTTGCTCCTCCTGACCTGGCTCATCAGCATTCTGGGGGCCCTTCCTGAGAGTTTAACCATGTCCTGGCTCTCTTTCTGCCCCATAGTTGAAATTCAGCACTACTTCTGTGAACTCCCTGAGGTCCTCAAGCTTGCCTGCTCTGACACCTTCATCAATAACATCATATTGTATCTTGTGACAGGTGTTATGGGCTTTTTTCCTCTCACTGGCATCCTTCTCTCTTATTCTCGAATTGTTTGTTCTGTACTGAGGATCTCAACGACAGGAGGAAAGTACAAAGCATTTTCCACTTGTGGGTCTCACCTCTCAGTGGTCTCCTTGTTCTACGGAACCTGCCTTGGGGTCTACCTCAGCTCCACATGGACACATGACTCTCAGACAGGGGCGTTTGCCTCCGTCCTGTACACCGTGGTCACCCCCATGCTCAATCCTTtcatctacagcctgaggaacaGAGACATGAAAAGAGCTCTGAGAAAGCTTCTCTGCAACACGTTGTCTCCCCAGTGA